Proteins encoded together in one Formosa sp. Hel3_A1_48 window:
- a CDS encoding DUF1573 domain-containing protein, producing MKKLFLLFTSLALVSFTSCKENASEKINQENVTKAAERDAQTIVYPSVTFDKVAHDFGEIQNGTPVETVFTYTNSGQSPLVVTDIKSTCGCTVPQGWSREPLAPGASSQFTVKFNGKGANKVSKTITLTTNTESGREQVRISAFIVPDPNAAPVVKTQ from the coding sequence ATGAAAAAACTGTTTTTATTATTTACATCTTTAGCTCTAGTTTCTTTTACTTCTTGTAAGGAAAATGCATCGGAAAAAATAAATCAAGAAAATGTTACCAAAGCGGCCGAACGCGATGCGCAAACTATTGTTTATCCTTCAGTTACTTTTGATAAGGTAGCGCATGATTTTGGTGAAATTCAAAACGGAACACCTGTTGAGACTGTGTTTACTTATACAAATTCTGGTCAATCTCCACTTGTTGTTACTGATATTAAAAGTACTTGTGGATGTACTGTGCCTCAGGGGTGGAGTAGAGAGCCACTAGCTCCGGGCGCTTCTTCTCAGTTTACAGTAAAGTTCAATGGTAAAGGAGCAAACAAGGTGTCTAAAACTATTACTCTTACAACAAATACTGAAAGTGGTAGAGAGCAAGTCCGTATTTCAGCTTTTATTGTACCTGATCCAAACGCAGCTCCAGTAGTCAAAACTCAATAA
- the yajC gene encoding preprotein translocase subunit YajC: MEGLGNFAPFLLMLVIVYFFMIAPQMRRAKKEKQFAAALKKGDRVITKSGMYGKVAELNDKDASCVIETLAGKIKFERSAISMELSQKLNSSKKK; encoded by the coding sequence ATGGAAGGTCTAGGTAATTTTGCACCCTTTTTATTAATGCTTGTGATTGTGTATTTCTTTATGATTGCACCCCAAATGAGGCGGGCCAAAAAAGAAAAACAATTTGCAGCAGCACTAAAAAAAGGCGACCGTGTTATCACAAAATCAGGAATGTATGGAAAAGTAGCTGAACTCAACGACAAAGATGCCTCTTGTGTAATTGAAACACTAGCAGGTAAAATCAAGTTTGAGCGTTCTGCCATTTCTATGGAGCTATCACAGAAGTTAAATTCTTCTAAGAAAAAATAA
- the pepT gene encoding peptidase T, with the protein MLDRKKILNRFLSYVKIDTESDPNSTTTPSTEKQWTLARLLAEELKRIGLVDVSIDEHAYVMGTLPSNVAHDVPAIGFISHFDTSPDFTAAKVSPQVIENYDGKAIVLNAEQNIILSPDYFEDLLLYKGQTLITTDGTSLLGADDKAGVCEIVSAMEYLVQHPEIKHGSIKVGFTPDEEIGRGAHKFDVNKFGAQWAYTMDGSQIGELEYENFNAASAEVRIHGKIVHPGYAKGKMVNSMYYAQKFIDSLPKNETPEETEGYEGFYHLHHMEGKVEKTILKYIIRDHDYTLFEARKTTVKQLVEAFDRKYDKATFEVEIKDQYFNMKEKVLPVMHSVEIAEQAMRSLGIEPLIKPIRGGTDGSQLSYMGLPCPNIFAGGHNFHGRYEYVPLESILSATKVICKIAELTQLKYA; encoded by the coding sequence ATGTTAGATAGAAAAAAAATTCTTAACCGCTTTCTAAGTTACGTAAAAATAGATACTGAAAGTGACCCAAATTCTACAACAACTCCAAGCACAGAAAAGCAATGGACATTAGCCAGACTACTTGCAGAAGAACTAAAAAGAATAGGGTTAGTTGATGTTTCAATAGATGAGCATGCCTATGTTATGGGCACATTGCCTTCAAATGTAGCCCACGATGTTCCTGCTATTGGATTTATTTCACATTTTGACACTTCACCAGATTTTACCGCAGCAAAAGTGTCTCCCCAAGTCATTGAAAATTATGACGGAAAGGCTATTGTTTTAAACGCTGAGCAAAACATCATTTTATCGCCTGATTATTTCGAAGATTTATTACTCTATAAAGGACAAACACTGATTACTACAGATGGAACAAGCTTATTAGGCGCCGATGATAAGGCAGGGGTCTGTGAGATCGTAAGTGCTATGGAGTATCTTGTACAACACCCCGAAATAAAACATGGCTCCATAAAGGTCGGGTTTACTCCAGATGAAGAAATTGGTAGAGGTGCTCATAAATTTGACGTCAATAAGTTTGGCGCACAATGGGCTTATACCATGGACGGCAGTCAAATTGGTGAACTCGAATACGAAAATTTTAATGCTGCTAGTGCCGAAGTTCGTATTCATGGTAAAATAGTACACCCTGGCTATGCGAAAGGAAAAATGGTTAACTCTATGTACTACGCTCAAAAATTCATAGACAGTTTACCTAAAAACGAAACACCAGAAGAAACTGAAGGATACGAGGGATTTTACCACCTGCACCATATGGAAGGTAAAGTAGAAAAAACGATTTTAAAGTATATCATACGCGATCATGATTATACACTTTTTGAAGCTCGAAAAACGACCGTAAAACAACTTGTTGAAGCATTTGATAGAAAGTACGACAAAGCCACTTTTGAAGTTGAAATCAAAGACCAATATTTCAACATGAAGGAAAAAGTTTTACCTGTAATGCACAGTGTTGAAATTGCCGAACAAGCCATGAGATCCTTGGGAATAGAACCGCTCATAAAACCCATCCGTGGTGGAACCGATGGTTCTCAATTGAGTTACATGGGATTGCCTTGCCCAAACATTTTTGCAGGAGGCCACAACTTCCATGGACGTTACGAATATGTACCTTTGGAAAGTATTCTGAGTGCCACAAAAGTGATTTGTAAAATTGCAGAGTTAACCCAGTTAAAATACGCATAA
- a CDS encoding quinone-dependent dihydroorotate dehydrogenase, with amino-acid sequence MYKAVIRSLLFKFDPETVHYFTFDFIKLISKVPFVPNLLRGMFKVKHSDLQRELFGLKFENPVGLAAGFDKNAVLYNELANFGFGFIEIGTVTPKAQDGNPKKRLFRLKEDNGLINRMGFNNAGLEAVIKQLKRNKKQLIIGGNIGKNTATSPDQYTEDYATCFKALHPYVDYFVLNVSCPNVGSHAKLNDKEYLEELIAEMKRINRTFELQKPILLKIAPDLNTNQLDEIIELIVQTNIAGVIASNTSISRSELKTSKEALAAIGNGGLSGKPLKSKSTEVIRYLSKQSNKAFPIIGVGGIHSAEDALEKIDAGADLLQIYTGFVYEGPALIKRINRALLKRTKSV; translated from the coding sequence ATGTACAAGGCAGTTATTCGTTCTCTTCTTTTCAAATTTGACCCTGAAACGGTACATTATTTCACCTTTGATTTTATTAAATTAATCTCTAAAGTTCCATTCGTTCCTAATTTACTACGCGGCATGTTCAAGGTAAAGCACTCTGATTTACAACGTGAGTTATTTGGCCTCAAGTTTGAAAACCCTGTTGGTCTTGCGGCTGGATTTGATAAAAATGCCGTCCTGTACAATGAGTTAGCCAATTTTGGATTTGGATTTATAGAAATTGGAACAGTTACGCCAAAAGCCCAAGATGGCAACCCCAAGAAGCGGCTCTTTAGACTCAAAGAGGACAATGGTCTTATCAATAGAATGGGCTTTAATAACGCAGGATTGGAGGCTGTAATCAAACAACTTAAAAGGAATAAAAAACAACTTATAATCGGCGGAAATATTGGGAAAAACACAGCAACTTCCCCAGATCAATACACGGAGGATTACGCAACTTGCTTCAAGGCATTGCATCCTTATGTAGATTATTTTGTGCTTAACGTCAGTTGTCCAAATGTAGGAAGTCATGCTAAACTCAATGATAAAGAATACCTAGAAGAGCTTATTGCAGAAATGAAGCGCATCAATAGAACCTTCGAGCTTCAAAAACCTATATTACTTAAAATTGCTCCAGATCTAAATACCAATCAACTCGATGAAATTATAGAACTGATTGTGCAAACAAACATCGCAGGTGTGATAGCCTCTAACACATCCATTTCACGTTCCGAACTGAAGACTTCCAAGGAAGCTTTAGCAGCTATTGGCAATGGAGGCTTGAGCGGTAAACCGCTTAAATCCAAGAGCACAGAGGTAATTAGATATTTGTCTAAACAAAGCAACAAGGCGTTTCCAATAATTGGCGTTGGTGGAATTCATTCGGCTGAGGATGCTCTTGAGAAAATCGATGCTGGTGCGGATTTACTTCAAATCTACACTGGATTTGTTTATGAGGGCCCTGCACTTATCAAGCGCATTAATAGAGCGCTGCTCAAACGAACAAAATCAGTCTAA
- a CDS encoding LysE family translocator, translating into MNFEILLSFVIATATLAFSPGPDNIFVLIQSAAYGKKSGMAVVCGLMSGCLIHTTLVAFGLSAFIQANDEIYLILKVFGAAYMLFLAFKVYKSKQSLSALSTVASSKDFIQLFKQGFIMNVLNPKVSIFFLAFFPAFIFSDSVPLFKQFYGLGFLFIITSFIVFSSFVFLSGFFSKLVFNSPKRIKLLNRLQSGFFVGIALVILKG; encoded by the coding sequence TTGAACTTCGAGATTCTACTATCCTTTGTAATTGCTACAGCAACTTTAGCATTTTCACCTGGCCCAGATAATATTTTTGTACTCATCCAAAGTGCGGCTTATGGGAAAAAGTCTGGGATGGCAGTAGTTTGTGGTTTAATGTCTGGTTGTCTAATTCACACCACTTTGGTGGCTTTTGGGTTGTCTGCATTTATTCAGGCTAATGACGAAATATACCTAATACTGAAAGTTTTTGGTGCTGCTTATATGCTCTTTTTGGCGTTTAAAGTTTATAAATCAAAACAAAGTTTGAGTGCTTTATCCACTGTAGCTTCATCAAAAGATTTTATTCAATTATTTAAACAAGGATTTATAATGAATGTACTGAACCCAAAGGTCTCTATTTTCTTTTTAGCTTTTTTTCCTGCTTTTATTTTTAGTGATTCTGTTCCCCTTTTTAAACAGTTTTATGGCTTAGGATTTTTGTTTATCATTACTTCGTTCATTGTGTTTTCTTCTTTTGTGTTCTTGTCTGGTTTTTTCTCCAAATTAGTTTTTAATTCTCCAAAAAGAATAAAACTTTTGAACCGTTTGCAGTCAGGATTTTTTGTAGGAATTGCATTGGTGATTTTAAAGGGATAG